A window of Thunnus thynnus chromosome 17, fThuThy2.1, whole genome shotgun sequence contains these coding sequences:
- the c1qtnf6a gene encoding complement C1q tumor necrosis factor-related protein 6 has protein sequence MLGVVLLLSLSSLVALVPPPSGPPVPCKQCCDHLEPPEGSGAQPPTGLFSHVPEVRTYINMTILKGDKGERGDRGTPGKAGQEGPPGSRGPMGSKGSKGEAGLSGDPCKVHYAAFSVGRRKSLHSLESYQALVFDTVFVNLDGHFNMFNGKFLCHIPGIYFFNVNIHTWNFKETYLHIMQNDTQQAIVYAQPSDRSIMQSQSLMLELELNDEVWVRLYKRERENAIYSDDVDVYITFNGYLIKASME, from the exons ATGTTGGGTGTCGTCCTCCTTCTGTCCCTCTCTTCCCTGGTGGCACTGGTGCCTCCTCCCAGTGGCCCTCCTGTCCCCTGCAAGCAATGCTGTGACCATCTGGAGCCACCAGAGGGCAGCGGAGCTCAGCCTCCAACAGGACTGTTCAGCCATGTGCCAGAGGTCCGCACCTACATCAACATGACCATCCTCAAAG GTGATAAAGGAGAACGTGGTGACAGAGGGACACCAGGTAAAGCTGGACAGGAAGGCCCTCCAGGCTCCAGGGGACCCATGGGCTCAAAAGGCAGTAAGGGCGAGGCGGGTCTTTCAGGAGACCCCTGCAAAGTCCATTACGCTGCCTTCTCTGTCGGCCGTCGCAAATCCCTCCACAGCCTGGAGTCCTACCaggcgctggtatttgacacaGTTTTCGTCAATCTTGATGGCCACTTCAACATGTTCAATGGGAAATTCCTCTGCCACATCCCAGGGATCTACTTCTTCAatgtcaacattcacacatGGAACTTTAAGGAGACATACCTGCATATCATGCAGAACGACACACAGCAGGCCATAGTGTATGCCCAACCCAGCGACCGCTCCATCATGCAGAGTCAGAGTCTGatgctggagctggagctgaacGACGAGGTGTGGGTCCGCCTGTACAAAAGGGAAAGGGAGAACGCGATTTACAGTGACGATGTAGATGTCTACATCACTTTCAATGGATACCTCATCAAAGCTAGCATGGAGTGA